The nucleotide sequence agctactgccaccctaAAACAGAGACCATTTCTCTGCCAGTTCTTTAGATCTGCTGAGTGAAGTTTAGGTATTGTTTTAATATGAAAGAACATTGCTGTATTTTAACTTGGCAACATCTTTTCATGCAGATTGTACTCCTGAACAGCTCCATCTGAACTATTATATGCAGCCTCTCTTCTCAAAGACATAACCTGCATTAAGATGATTTTTCTATGAAGGAGAGAGATAAAAGAGGAAATGTCTAACAGTCTGCAAGAAATCCAATGTGTCACTAATGCTTCCTGATCCTATTCCCTTAAGGCAATGCAGAGGGATTTATAATTCATACATAAAGATGGCGTGATTATTGTTGCAGTCTTAATCCAAATTGCAACAGGCTTTGCCCTGAACTTGTTACGTCAGCAGCTCTCGACTCTCCTCTCCCTGGCTGCAGACGAACAAAAAGCGCTGGAAGCCTCTTTCTGCTCGGAGATCCGCCGCGTCCAGCGATGCCAAAACGAAAATTTCCCTTGTCAACCGTGTGACGCCAAGTGACACTGTCACCGCACCAACAGCTGCAGGGTGAACTGGGTTTTAGGGTTACAACGTGTTTGTTTCTcccccctgctctctctctctctctctctctctctctctctctctctctctctctctctctgcccttaGTCCTGGGGTTGAGTAACTCCGTTTTGGTCCACTCTTTTTTTGCCGTGGCTTTTAGCTCTCACCACCTTCCACCATTACGTCCCAAAGCAAAACGGACTTTTTAGCGCTTGCTTCTCGGACTCTCCAGAGGAAGAGAATCGTCGCCGCTGTGGTTGGCATCGTCATGGTTTTGGCTCTCATCATCGCAATTCCGCTGCTGGTCCAAACTTCCAAGACTGATGCGCACTACGAGATGATGGGCACCTGTCGGATGATCTGTGACCCATACAACCCCAAACCAAGCGCCACGGCTCTGGAGGTCATGCAGGACTTGAGCGCCATCCCTTCTCCGACCTTTGTTCAAGGGACTAAAGGCGAGCCGGGTCGGCCGGGGAAACCCGGGCCGAGGGGTCCGCCAGGAGAACCGGGACCACCAGGTCCGAGAGGGCCGCCGGGGGATAGAGGAGATTCTGGAAAGATGGGACATCCGGGGATAGTGGGCACAGCGCGGACCGAGATCGGTGGAGAGCTCGGCCCTGCTGTCGGCGGGGCAAAGATAGCGTTTTATGTGGGTCTGAAAAACCCACACGAGGGATACGAAGTGTTAAGGTTCGACGATGTCGTCACTAACCTGGGGAACCACTATGACCCGATAACCGGCAAATTCACATGTCAAGTGCCTGGGATTTACTACTTCACCTATCATGTGCTGATGCGCGGAGGAGACGGGACAAGCATGTGGGCAGACTTGTGCAAAAACGGACAGGTACATTTTCCTTTTCTGTATCTTCAAAACCTGTGGTATGCACGTGCTGATTTTACCCAGTTTGGCGAATAAATTTGTTGACTGCTCGCGCACTGTGGAGAACTGTGAACATACATGTCAGGGGTTTTATGATTTGAGAGCGCACTTGTAGCTATTCGGTCGGTCCTGCAGCTGGGtgacagctctctctctctctctccctctctctctctctctctttatttgCAGGTCCGAGCCAGCGCCATAGCACAGGACGCAGACCAGAACTACGACTATGCCAGCAACAGCGTCGTCCTGCATCTGGACTCAGGGGACGAGATTTATGTCAAACTGGACGGCGGCAAGGCGCACGgcggaaacaacaacaaatacagcacGTTTTCCGGTTTCCTTTTATTCCCGGACTAAGATGGGATAATCGCAGCACTCCATCCCAGAACTGCCATGACAGAAATAAAGCTTAGTTCAATGTAATCAACACTTTTGATCAGACCGACGAGAGGAAGCTGCCACCATGTTAAGACGCGCCCAGTCTCATATGCAGTCTGAAAACTTTTCTCATACTGTATGTGAGACTATATCATCCATATAATAAGCATACCACTTATTTCCATAATAATTTCACATGCTCTGCTAATTTTCTGTAGAAAATAAGCAAATATCTCCACTATGGCATGTCCAGGGACCCTTCTGAAACGTGTTGTTCAGCTTTGAAACAAGTTAAATTATTCTGATAAATTCAAAGAATTATTCATAATCTCAAGAATTATTGACCTCTATTGTTTTGAGACTCTGCTACAGATTAGCAACCTTCATGTGATAGATTCACAGTCGATATTTGCAGTGCAGGTGTTGTAGCGTTTTCTCTTTGTGCATTTTGTGGAGTTGAGGTTATTCATTGCCCTGGAGAGGGATCTattgaaactgaactgaaaaggCCTTGCTGACCTCCCCTTTATACAGAGGACATTGCTTTGTGACGTGATGCTATTTTTGCTTGAAAGTGTGTGTCacaaagatatatatatatacagtctatACATATGTATGCagttatgtatgtatttattcaaaaagaaatgaaattagTGAAGCATATCAGTCATAGCCTACAATTATCTGTCCATCCAGTGTTGCAAAAATGTTTCTATGTCTTTGTATTCCAGTATAAACATTGGTcagtaatttaaataaatgattatgTTTTCTAAGTTGGTGTGGGAGTTGGCTGTCAGTAAGACCACTAAGGTGTCATCAGAGTGGAACTGAGGCCAAATGTTTTACGTGATCAGAagaaatctgatttgacagcAGGATTACAGACAAAAGATTTTTACAGCAGGCCCTCAGGCAAATCATACTGTGCAAAATTTTATTTCACAGCTTTTTTACTTCTTATGCCAGTCTAGTAATCAGCTGGTTTTGGGGTTGCATCTGTATTCTTGTCTCCTGATctcagtgtgtgaatgaatgtgcGTGACAAAGAGTGGGAAAATGTAATGTAGTTTATATACTTCAGGACTGCACTTACATAAAGTTTTGAAGTATTTGTACTTTACCTGAATACTTAAATtgtatgctactttatacttctactggattacatttcactgataattattctaattttactccactacatttactttagttttacattaaaatgataaagtaGAACACATTGTTTAAGATTAAACTGACAGTTCCAACCTCTCCGGCTTGTGACTGCTGAAAGAAAGCCATGTCTACGTGGGGCCATGTCATGTTCAGATTTCTGAGTCATTAGCAGTTCCACCAAAAGTAATTTCCCTTTTGAACTTCACAGACTTACAAGGACTACAAATTggtaacagatttttttcttctacCATTCATTATCTCACAACTCTTGTATTTGTCTTAAGGGGTCCGAGTCCTAGCATGGGAACACATGAATCAAAAGTAGTTAAAATTATCTCCACCTTCAGCAGCTACAACACTTACATGTTCTCTACACATTGATGCATCACTATTACAGTAATGTATCAAAATATCATATATAATTAGAAATCAGTCACAGAGAACATTTTACGGCATAAAGAGTGGGTAGGCCTACcggtacttttatttttgatgctTTAACATCATTTTGCTTATAATATTTCTGTACATTTACTTTAATGGTAGTTTgaatgcagggcttttactAAATGTCCACTGTTGTCTTGTTTACAGCAATGTAAACATTATTATGTTCacattgttgtaattttgcttcAGTGTAACCATCAGAAATGGTGAATACCTCTTTCACCACtggacacaaaaacagagagagactggGGAAAGGAGAGTTAattgagtgaaagagagagattttGTCTTCATGTGTGTCAAGCcaatatgcgtgtgtgtgtgtgtgtgtgtgtgtgtgtgtttgcatgcacatgtgtgcgtgcgtgcacatgtgtgtgtgacacacagaTAGATGGCCCTATCCCGGCCACACAGTTCTGCATGCATATCTTGTGTTGGACAGTGATCCATTCCTGCTCTGATAAATGTTGAGATGAAGTTAGTCTCAGTGCCTCATGCTTAATAAGTGTCCCATTAATTAAGTCAACAGCTCAGCATGTCATACTGGACTTGGTGACTGCAGGACATTTTGTTAAGGCATAAAGTGTCACATCCAGCAGATAAAGATGGTACCCCCAGTCCGTGGGCCCCACTGCAGGCTTCATGTTTGTGCCTGCTTGCAGGGGTTAAtcttatttaacattttaatatcaGCTTCCCTTTTCGCCTGTCGTGTACTAATCCTTGAACTGCTCTGGTGATAAGTGCTGACAATACAAATGTCATTATTACTTGGACTCCcatccaagtttttttttttttctgagcaaggttttttttttttaaatgagtctGCTAATGTAATTCAATATGTAATGTAGATGTTTTatacactatgatgtttttgacaCTCAACAGTGTCCTCATATCCCCACACATTCTCTCAGCATTCACAATAGTTTTGAATCCAAACTGTGAGATGATGTGAGGTGTGTAATAAGACCTAAGGTAGTAAAGTATTATAGTATTTCCTACAAAAATTAGGTCgagtgaaggaaaaaaaagatttctttttcttttctgtttttttttttttttttgcttttgtttttttgtttggtggttggaatttaaagttttaatgtgTACCTAAAATAAACTGTCCACGTGGACCACATTAGACTGTTGTGTACAAACCAGATACAGATAGTACAGTGGTTTGTACAGTGTGCAAACCATCAGGGGGAACTTGTGAAAAGCTTACACTGTTGCATTGCAGCAGCAGACTTCAGGACCATGGACAGAGGACACTCCTGATACTTTTAAGTATCTTTTGGAGCCCAGACTT is from Epinephelus moara isolate mb chromosome 7, YSFRI_EMoa_1.0, whole genome shotgun sequence and encodes:
- the LOC126392762 gene encoding complement C1q-like protein 2 produces the protein MVLALIIAIPLLVQTSKTDAHYEMMGTCRMICDPYNPKPSATALEVMQDLSAIPSPTFVQGTKGEPGRPGKPGPRGPPGEPGPPGPRGPPGDRGDSGKMGHPGIVGTARTEIGGELGPAVGGAKIAFYVGLKNPHEGYEVLRFDDVVTNLGNHYDPITGKFTCQVPGIYYFTYHVLMRGGDGTSMWADLCKNGQVRASAIAQDADQNYDYASNSVVLHLDSGDEIYVKLDGGKAHGGNNNKYSTFSGFLLFPD